A single Mangifera indica cultivar Alphonso chromosome 20, CATAS_Mindica_2.1, whole genome shotgun sequence DNA region contains:
- the LOC123204120 gene encoding V-type proton ATPase subunit E-like isoform X2: protein MNDSDVSKQIQQMVRFIRQEAEEKANEISVSAEEEFNIERLQLVEAEKKKIRQEYERKEKQVEIRKKIEYSMQLNASRIKVLQAQDDLVNSMKDAAAKELLNVSRDHHSYKKLLKELIVQSLLRLKEPAVLLRCREDDQYLVESVLDSAKEEYAEKLNVRRPEIVVDTRVYLPPAPTHYNAHGPYCSGGVVLASLDGKIVCENTLDARLDVVFRKKLPEVKFPAAPASMSLGRIK from the exons ATGAACGACTCAGATGTCTCCAAGCAGATCCAGCAGATGGTGCGGTTTATCCGCCAAGAAGCCGAGGAGAAAGCCAACGAGATCTCCGTTTCCGCTGAAGAA GAATTCAACATAGAGAGGTTACAGTTGGTGGAggcagagaagaagaagatcagGCAAGAGTATGAGCGGAAGGAGAAGCAAGTTGAGATTcgaaagaaaat TGAATACTCCATGCAGCTCAATGCTTCTCGGATAAAAGTCCTTCAAGCTCAAGATGACTTGGTTAATTCCATGAAAGATGCAGCAGCAAAGGAGCTTCTGAATGTGAGTCGTGATCACCATTCATATAAAAAGCTTCTGAAGGAACTTATTGTTCAG AGTTTGTTGAGACTGAAAGAGCCTGCAGTCTTGCTGCGTTGCCGTGAAGATGACCAATATTTGGTGGAATCTGTTCTGGACTCAGCGAAGGAGGAATATGCTGAAAAATTAAATGTCCGTCGACCAGAGATTGTAGTGGATACTCGTGTCTATCTTCCACCTGCCCCTACCCATTATAATGCCCATGGTCCATACTG CTCGGGAGGTGTAGTGCTTGCTTCTCTTGATGGGAAGATAGTCTGTGAGAATACACTTGATGCACGATTGGATGTTGTATTCCGCAAAAAGCTTCCAGAG GTCAAGTTCCCTGCTGCTCCAGCTTCAATGTCTCTTGGCAGAATTAAGTGA
- the LOC123204120 gene encoding V-type proton ATPase subunit E-like isoform X3, with translation MNDSDVSKQIQQMVRFIRQEAEEKANEISVSAEEEFNIERLQLVEAEKKKIRQEYERKEKQVEIRKKIEYSMQLNASRIKVLQAQDDLVNSMKDAAAKELLNVSRDHHSYKKLLKELIVQSLLRLKEPAVLLRCREDDQYLVESVLDSAKEEYAEKLNVRRPEIVVDTRVYLPPAPTHYNAHGPYCSGGVVLASLDGKIVCENTLDARLDVVFRKKLPEIRKRLFGQVFA, from the exons ATGAACGACTCAGATGTCTCCAAGCAGATCCAGCAGATGGTGCGGTTTATCCGCCAAGAAGCCGAGGAGAAAGCCAACGAGATCTCCGTTTCCGCTGAAGAA GAATTCAACATAGAGAGGTTACAGTTGGTGGAggcagagaagaagaagatcagGCAAGAGTATGAGCGGAAGGAGAAGCAAGTTGAGATTcgaaagaaaat TGAATACTCCATGCAGCTCAATGCTTCTCGGATAAAAGTCCTTCAAGCTCAAGATGACTTGGTTAATTCCATGAAAGATGCAGCAGCAAAGGAGCTTCTGAATGTGAGTCGTGATCACCATTCATATAAAAAGCTTCTGAAGGAACTTATTGTTCAG AGTTTGTTGAGACTGAAAGAGCCTGCAGTCTTGCTGCGTTGCCGTGAAGATGACCAATATTTGGTGGAATCTGTTCTGGACTCAGCGAAGGAGGAATATGCTGAAAAATTAAATGTCCGTCGACCAGAGATTGTAGTGGATACTCGTGTCTATCTTCCACCTGCCCCTACCCATTATAATGCCCATGGTCCATACTG CTCGGGAGGTGTAGTGCTTGCTTCTCTTGATGGGAAGATAGTCTGTGAGAATACACTTGATGCACGATTGGATGTTGTATTCCGCAAAAAGCTTCCAGAG
- the LOC123204049 gene encoding probable inactive receptor kinase At4g23740, with product MEALYIFTWILLLGLIVSPVSSEPFEDKQALLDFANNMPHSRSLNWNESSPACDNWTGVKCSKDGSRIVAVRLPGVGFSGQIPPKTISRLSALKILSLRSNIISGPFPSDFVDLRSLCYLYLQFNNFSGPMPDFSVWKNLTIVNLSNNGFNGTIPLSVSNLTQLQALYLANNSLSGEIPDLRLPSLQQLDLSNNNLIGSIPKSLKKFPISVFVGNNITFDRSSSPRASPDLAPSSESNLRPKNGRRIGETALLVIIIAAAVLGLLAFVFLIIACCVRRKREDRFVGTLQKREMSPEKLVSRNQDASNRLFFFDGCNYAFDLEDLLRASAEVLGKGTFGMSYKAILEDATTVVVKRLKEVNVGKRDFEQQMDIVGSIRHENVVELKAYYYSKDEKLMVYDYYSQGSVSFMLHGKQGEGKIPLDWDTRMRIAIGTARGIARIHSENGGKLVHGNIKSSNIFLNPRQYGCVCDLGLTTITNSLTPVISRAAGYRAPEVTDTRKAAQPSDVYSFGVVLLELLTGKSPIYTTGGDELVHLVRWVHSVVREEWTAEVFDIELLKYPNIEEEMVEMLQIALACVVRMPDQRPKMPEVVKMIENVRWIDAKNRPSSENKPESSTPPLPVVGEN from the exons atggaagctttatACATTTTTACTTGGATTTTGCTTCTGGGTTTGATCGTCTCTCCAGTAAGTTCAGAGCCATTTGAAGATAAGCAGGCTCTGCTTGATTTTGCTAACAACATGCCACACTCTCGTTCACTAAATTGGAATGAGAGCTCTCCAGCGTGTGATAACTGGACTGGAGTGAAATGTAGCAAAGATGGGTCCCGTATTGTTGCTGTTAGATTGCCTGGTGTTGGATTTAGCGGTCAAATTCCACCAAAGACCATCAGTCGTTTATCAGCTTTGAAGATTTTGAGTCTTAGATCGAATATTATTAGTGGCCCTTTCCCTTCCGATTTTGTTGACTTGAGAAGCTTGTGTTATCTTTATCTACAGTTCAATAATTTCTCTGGCCCGATGCCTGATTTTTCTGTTTGGAAAAACCTCACCATTGTTAATTTGTCTAACAATGGGTTTAATGGAACCATTCCTCTTTCAGTGTCCAACTTGACTCAACTTCAAGCTTTATATCTTGCAAACAATTCGTTATCTGGTGAAATCCCTGATCTTAGATTACCCAGCTTGCAGCAGCTGGATTTGTCTAACAACAATCTCATTGGTTCTATCCCAAAATCACTTAAAAAGTTCCCGATTTCGGTCTTTGTTGGGAACAACATTACTTTTGACAGAAGTTCATCTCCTAGAGCTTCACCTGATCTTGCACCCTCCAGTGAATCTAATTTGAGGCCTAAGAATGGCAGAAGAATTGGTGAAACTGCTTTGTTAGTAATTATAATCGCAGCTGCTGTTCTAGGGCTTTTGGCATTTGTGTTTTTGATAATTGCATGTTGTGTAAGAAGAAAGAGGGAGGATCGATTTGTGGGGACATtacaaaagagagaaatgtcACCGGAGAAATTGGTTTCCAGGAATCAAGATGCAAGCAATAGGCTATTTTTCTTTGACGGTTGTAATTATGCTTTTGACTTGGAGGATTTGTTGAGGGCTTCTGCTGAAGTTTTGGGGAAGGGAACCTTTGGCATGTCTTATAAAGCAATTCTGGAGGATGCAACAACAGTGGTGGTGAAGAGATTGAAGGAGGTTAATGTCGGGAAACGAGATTTCGAGCAGCAGATGGACATTGTTGGAAGTATTAGACATGAAAATGTGGTTGAGCTAAAGGCCTATTACTACTCCAAAGATGAGAAGCTGATGGTGTATGATTATTACAGTCAGGGAAGTGTCTCTTTTATGCTACATG GTAAGCAAGGAGAAGGTAAGATCCCTCTAGATTGGGATACTCGAATGAGAATAGCTATAGGTACAGCAAGAGGCATTGCCCGGATCCACTCCGAAAATGGTGGTAAGCTAGTACATGGCAACATCAAGTCTTCAAACATCTTTCTCAACCCCCGACAGTATGGTTGTGTGTGTGATCTTGGTCTGACGACTATTACAAATTCACTCACCCCAGTTATTTCCCGTGCTGCTGGTTATCGAGCCCCTGAAGTGACAGATACTCGTAAAGCAGCACAACCTTCTGATGTGTATAGCTTTGGTGTAGTCTTACTAGAGCTCCTCACAGGAAAATCTCCCATATACACTACTGGTGGAGATGAGCTTGTCCATTTGGTGAGGTGGGTTCATTCAGTGGTTAGAGAGGAGTGGACAGCAGAAGTGTTTGACATAGAGCTGTTGAAGTATCCTAACATAGAGGAAGAGATGGTCGAGATGTTACAGATAGCATTAGCTTGTGTGGTAAGGATGCCAGATCAAAGACCGAAAATGCCAGAAGTTGTCAAAATGATAGAAAATGTGAGGTGGATTGATGCCAAGAATCGGCCATCTTCTGAAAACAAACCTGAAAGTTCAACACCACCTCTACCAGTTGTTGGTGAGAACTGA
- the LOC123204416 gene encoding ubiquitin-conjugating enzyme E2-17 kDa-like: MASKRILKELKDLQKDPPTSCSAGPVAEDMFHWQATIMGPPDSPYAGGVFLVTIHFPPDYPFKPPKVAFRTKVFHPNINSNGSICLDILKEQWSPALTISKVLLSICSLLTDPNPDDPLVPEIAHMYKTDRSKYETTARSWTQKYAMG, encoded by the exons ATGGCGTCGAAGCGGATCTTGAAGGAGCTGAAGGATCTCCAGAAAGATCCTCCTACCTCTTGCAGCGCTG GCCCAGTTGCTGAAGACATGTTCCATTGGCAAGCAACCATTATGGGCCCTCCTGATAGTCCATACGCTGGGGGAGTGTTTCTAGTCACAATTCATTTTCCTCCAGACTATCCATTTAAGCCACCTAAG GTTGCATTCAGGACAAAGGTCTTTCATCCTAATATCAACAGCAATGGTAGCATTTGCCTTGATATATTAAAGGAGCAATGGAGCCCTGCCCTTACCATATCCAAG gTATTGCTCTCAATTTGCTCGCTGTTAACGGACCCAAATCCTGATGACCCATTGGTGCCGGAGATTGCCCACATGTACAAGACTGACAGGAGCAAGTATGAGACAACTGCTAGGAGCTGGACCCAGAAGTATGCAATGGGCTAG
- the LOC123204417 gene encoding ubiquitin-conjugating enzyme E2-17 kDa-like, whose product MARNRILKELMDLQNDPPTGCSAGQVDEDMLHWRAIIMGPPNSPYAGGVFRATIHFPRDYPLGPPKVAFRTKVFHPNINSNGSIFLDILRKQWSPAFTMSSVLLSIYSLLTEPNPDNPLVPEIADTYRTDRSKYETTARSWTQKYAMG is encoded by the exons ATGGCGCGGAATCGGATCTTGAAGGAACTGATGGATCTCCAGAATGATCCTCCTACCGGTTGCAGCGCTG GCCAAGTTGATGAAGACATGCTCCATTGGCGAGCAATCATTATGGGCCCTCCTAATAGTCCATACGCTGGGGGAGTGTTTCGAGCCACAATTCATTTTCCTCGAGACTATCCACTTGGGCCACCTAAG GTTGCATTCAGGACAAAGGTCTTTCATCCTAATATCAACAGCAATGGTTCGATTTTCCTCGATATATTAAGGAAGCAATGGAGCCCCGCCTTTACCATGTCCAGT gTATTGCTCTCGATTTACTCGCTGTTAACGGAACCAAATCCTGATAACCCATTGGTGCCGGAGATTGCCGACACGTACAGGACTGACAGGAGCAAGTATGAGACAACTGCTAGGAGCTGGACCCAGAAGTATGCAATGGGCTAA